CCTTTGTTCATCATTTCGATTCTGTCGAATCATCACCCTCGACCGGGAAAAGGACATGGGGATCACCCTTAAGACACATATATTGTTGCATATTCCCGGAGTCGTTGATTTTGGGATATTTTtcacatttttttttcatgcatGAATTGGCGAGAATTTCCTttcctttgtcttttttcttcaatGTTGGGCATTTACAGAGAACTGGCAACACAATTTTCATGTCAGCATTTCAAGATATTCGATGCACAGAAGCTGAACAAATAGGAGACTGAGCTGAACGGCATATATGCCGTATCTGACTGCATAACGGAACGGGGAGTCCACTCAGATTGTTAGGACCGTACATACTAGCACTAGGGAACACGAGTATGCTATGTACCCATTCGTTCCGCATGCGTTCATCCTGGGTGGTGACAATGTCGTAACTTTTTAACTGTACCTGAAAAAGGTGACCCTGCATCATCTCTATTGCAAGATATTGGCAGTCTCGAATATGCCGGGCCCATATAATGTACACTGTGAACCGTCGTCAAAGACTGCAAAGGAAATGTAGAAATAAGTAGGTAGATTCACtgtccaagaaaaaaacgccGGCCAAATGCTATATTGACACTTCCCTGCACAGCAGAAACTGCTGCCATGCTCTCACCGGTGGTTGCTTCAACTCTTCCATCGTCTCCTGGCGGAATAGTATAGGGACATTCCCCCCATGTACGTGATGTCTGTGAGGTTCGACTTTGTGGCTGAAGGGGGCAGTATGGAGCATCCGACAGGTCCGAATTATTCCTGGCTCCTGGTGTTGAGAATGAGCGCAACAATAAGCCTAATGCGCcgcaaaaaaaacacatAATTAGTACAATGTACGGAATGCAAGACTCATGCTCCAATTTTGCAGGATCAAGCAAAGATTCATACCCATAAAGACCCAAAACCTCGCCGAAAATCAGAATCAGCACCATGCCAACAAAGATTCTTGACTGCTCCATGTAAGCCCTGACACCCTTATCACCAACAATGCCGATGCAGTAACCGGCAGCAAGACCAGTAAGACCGACGGACAGGCCGCAAGCGAGGTGCATGATGCCTCTAAAAAGGTCGTAACTCGTGCCTGCAGTCGGAGCGTTGAGATCCTGGGCGATCaagacggcgacgacgagggcgTAGACAGCGATGATTCCAGACATGATGACAGGAATCAAGCACTAAAAGACAGGAGGACCGTGGGAGTTTTGTCAGCGGTGTCCATACCTCAGGAAACTAGGTCATCGGCTACTTGATGACGAAGTCAGCAGAAGGCGACTGGTGCTACTGCTAACTTACCTTCATGATGAGGTCTGGCCTAAAGGTTCCAACTCCCGCGATACCGATGCCCGACTTGGCGGTTCCGAATGCTGCGCCAGCACCTGTGTTTTAATTGTGTTTCGTCAGCACATGTTCATCGTGTGCATATCGACGGAGGATTTTCGAGATAGGGATTTGCCAAAGTTGAGGAAGGGTTGCGCATACATCCGAAAATCATTGCAGCCGCAATGCCGGCCTAGAGCAAGGAGACCAATCTGTTAGCATCAAATGCATGCTGGCCGGAGAGTTCGACGGCATGGGTATTGCAGGCGTTGTAGCTGAGGTGTAGAGGCATTGCGATGATGCAGAGCAACGAGCTACATCGAGGAACAACGGGCAGGCAACTAAGGTAGCTTACCATGCCGACAAAGGGCGCAAACTTGGGCGCGAGCTCCGAGTCATCCGGTACTACTCCTGGCATCGTGATTTATTGCAGCTGCCTCAATTCGACAGAAATTTGAGATGCGGCTGCCCAAGAAATGATGTTGAATGTCGTCGTTCTGTTGGGCTTGACCAGGGCTGCGACTGATGATGCTCTAATGGCGACCCCGGACGAAGCGCGGAGGAAGCTCGCGTTTAGACCACGTGACTTGACAGCAAGCTCGACTTCGAGCAACTCTGGCCACCTAGTCTCGGGCCTCAGGGTCCACTCTTTGTTCGTCAGGCCGT
Above is a genomic segment from Pyricularia oryzae 70-15 chromosome 7, whole genome shotgun sequence containing:
- a CDS encoding V-type proton ATPase proteolipid subunit 2; amino-acid sequence: MPGVVPDDSELAPKFAPFVGMAGIAAAMIFGCAGAAFGTAKSGIGIAGVGTFRPDLIMKCLIPVIMSGIIAVYALVVAVLIAQDLNAPTAGTSYDLFRGIMHLACGLSVGLTGLAAGYCIGIVGDKGVRAYMEQSRIFVGMVLILIFGEVLGLYGLIVALILNTRSQE